A window of the Gossypium hirsutum isolate 1008001.06 chromosome A03, Gossypium_hirsutum_v2.1, whole genome shotgun sequence genome harbors these coding sequences:
- the LOC107887195 gene encoding glutathione reductase, chloroplastic, with protein sequence MARKMLVDEEMNQTNQEEAHYDFDLFVIGAGSGGVRAARFSANYGAKVGICELPFHPISSEVIGGVGGTCVIRGCVPKKILVYGAAFGSELEDARNYGWELNEKLDFNWKKLLHKKTDEIIRLNGIYKRLLSNAGVKLFEGEGKIVGPNEVEVTQLDGTKLSYSAKHILIATGSRAHRPPIPGQELGITSDEALSLEDLPKHAVVLGGGYIAVEFASIWRGLGANVDLFFRKELPLRGFDDEMRAVVARNLERRGINLHPQTNLTELIKTDNGIKVTTDHGEELIADVVLFATGRLPNSKRLNLEAVGVELDNTGAVKVDEYSRTSIPSVWAVGDVTNRMNLTPVALMEGTCFAKTVFGKEPSKPDYSHVPCAVFSIPPLSVVGLSEEQAIEQANGDVLVFTSTFNPMKNTVSGRQEKTVMKLVVDAETDKVLGASMCGPDAPEIMQGIAVALQCGATKAQFDSTVGIHPSAAEEFVTMRSVSRRITCRGKPKTNL encoded by the exons ATGGCGAGGAAGATGTTAGTTGATGAGGAAATGAACCAAACGAATCAAGAGGAGGCTCATTATGATTTCGACTTGTTTGTTATCGGTGCCGGGAGCGGTGGCGTTCGTGCTGCCAGATTCTCCGCTAACTACGGAGCTAAG GTTGGGATTTGTGAGCTCCCATTTCATCCAATCAGTTCAGAAGTCATTGGAGGAGTTGGTGGGAC GTGTGTTATTCGTGGTTGTGTTCCCAAAAAGATTTTGGTCTATGGAGCGGCATTTGGAAGTGAACTTGAG GATGCTCGGAATTATGGTTGGGAGTTGAATGagaaacttgattttaattggaaGAAGCTTCTACATAAAAAG ACTGATGAAATAATCAGATTAAATGGAATTTACAAGCGGTTATTATCAAATGCTGGTGTTAAATTGTTTGAAGGGGAGGGAAAGATTGTAGGTCCAAATGAAGTTGAGGTGACACAACTGGATGGCACCAAATTGTCCTATTCAGCAAAGCATATACTTATTGCAACTGGCAGCAGGGCACACCGACCTCCTATTCCTGGGCAG GAGTTGGGCATAACTTCTGATGAAGCATTGAGTTTGGAGGACTTGCCTAAGCATGCTGTTGTACTTGGAGGAGG GTACATTGCTGTTGAGTTTGCATCAATATGGAGAGGGTTGGGCGCTAATGTCGACCTCTTTTTCAGAAAGGAGCTTCCTTTGAG AgggtttgatgatgaaatgagGGCAGTGGTTGCAAGAAATCTGGAACGAAGGGGAATTAATTTGCATCCACAGACGAATTTGACTGAG TTGATTAAAACAGATAATGGCATAAAAGTTACTACAGATCATGGTGAAGAGTTGATAGCAGATGTTGTACTCTTTGCCACAG GCAGGTTACCAAACTCGAAGAGGTTGAATCTGGAAGCTGTAGGTGTGGAACTTGATAACACTGGAGCTGTGAAG GTGGATGAGTACTCACGTACTAGCATTCCCAGTGTATGGGCTGTTGGTGATGTTACAAATCGGATGAACCTGACTCCTGTGGCCTTAATGGAAGGAACCTGCTTTGCG AAAACTGTTTTTGGTAAGGAACCTAGCAAACCAGACTACAGCCATGTACCTTGTGCTGTTTTTAG CATCCCTCCACTTTCTGTTGTTGGTCTCAGTGAAGAGCAGGCAATTGAGCAAGCAAATGGTGATGTTCTGGTTTTCACATCAACCTTCAATCCGATGAAGAACACTGTATCTGG ACGGCAAGAAAAGACGGTTATGAAGTTAGTCGTTGATGCAGAGACTGATAAAGTACTCGGTGCATCTATGTGTGGTCCAGATGCACCTGAAATTATGCAG GGTATCGCTGTTGCACTGCAGTGTGGAGCGACTAAAGCGCAATTCGACAGCACA GTCGGCATACATCCTTCCGCTGCCGAGGAGTTTGTGACCATGCGATCTGTTTCACGGCGTATTACCTGTAGGGGGAAACCGAAGACAAATCTGTAG
- the LOC107887196 gene encoding leucine-rich repeat extensin-like protein 3, with translation MENRLCMYLLFSTMAATLFVHCDARKSMEHIKGPKHQRNSIIKHTKNLELMSKLMSLVIEQPTDTLNTQPYGVSSTFSLPPFDSLPPENSHPYCVNPPNTPQPPIGTSPSPPSPFYNFPPLGPPPSPPGIVPNPPIIFPGPPGIVPNPPSIFPSPPQAIPTPAGYIPSPSGPVLSPPYYELTPPYNVPSPFGFNPSPPEFLPPIVYPPPTVLPPPNRAPTTALWCVAKPSVPGPIMQEAMNYACASGADCDSIQPSGPCFQPDTIFAHTSYAFNSYWQKTKIAGGTCEFGGTAMLVTVDPSYDGCHFEYQY, from the exons atggaaaaCAGGCTTTGCATGTACCTTCTCTTTTCAACAATGGCGGCCACTCTTTTCGTGCATTGCG ACGCAAGAAAATCAATGGAACATATCAAAGGTCCAAAACATCAAAGGAATTCAATCATAAAGCACACAAAGAACTTAGAGCTAATGAGTAAACTTATGAGTTTAGTGATTGAACAACCCACTGATACGTTAAATACTCAACCTTATGGAGTAAGCTCAACATTTTCTTTGCCACCATTTGATTCTTTGCCCCCTGAAAATTCACATCCTTACTGTGTTAACCCTCCAAATACCCCTCAACCTCCAATTGGAACCTCACCTTCCCCACCCTCTCCCTTTTACAACTTTCCTCCTCTTGGCCCACCACCAAGCCCACCCGGAATAGTTCCAAACCCGCCGATTATATTTCCAGGCCCACCCGGAATAGTCCCGAACCCACCTAGTATTTTTCCAAGCCCTCCACAAGCAATACCAACACCAGCAGGTTACATACCAAGCCCATCGGGGCCAGTATTGAGCCCGCCCTATTACGAGCTGACCCCACCATATAATGTTCCATCACCGTTTGGGTTTAATCCAAGCCCACCAGAGTTTCTACCGCCAATTGTATACCCACCCCCAACGGTTCTACCACCTCCCAATAGGGCTCCAACCACAGCATTATGGTGTGTGGCTAAGCCATCAGTGCCTGGCCCAATCATGCAAGAGGCAATGAACTATGCGTGTGCATCCGGGGCGGATTGTGATTCAATTCAACCTAGTGGTCCATGTTTTCAGCCTGACACCATCTTTGCACATACTTCCTATGCTTTTAATAGCTATTGGCAGAAAACCAAGATTGCTGGTGGCACGTGTGAGTTTGGTGGCACAGCCATGCTTGTCACAGTTGATCCAA GTTATGACGGTTGCCATTTCGAGTACCAATATTGA